The following proteins are encoded in a genomic region of Paenibacillus sp. FSL H3-0469:
- a CDS encoding ABC transporter ATP-binding protein produces MSSIPAIDANALTKAYPNGRGCRDVTLTVGKGEAFGFLGPNGAGKSTFVKMLVGLISPTDGQASILGHPLGSIEAKMKIGYLPELYRYQDWLTGEEVVRLHAKLCRIPKSVMDQRIPQLLQEVGIGLRGKDRVKHYSKGMQQRLGLACALVNDPEILFLDEPSSALDPIGRMEVRKILQKLKERGITIFLNSHLLEDVEVLCDRMALLSNGAVLRHGKVAEMLNKRTSWHFKVGGYTPFLLSWLNEHTGLSIRQSMPAAGKSGNAPAREESDSSVVWLETELDHEEQAGWLNGLMVEQGMTLYQVNRQSERLEDWFMDAVAGLSHRGEKE; encoded by the coding sequence ATGAGCAGTATCCCTGCGATAGATGCGAACGCCTTAACTAAAGCTTATCCTAACGGGCGGGGTTGCCGGGATGTTACTCTGACTGTGGGGAAAGGGGAAGCCTTCGGCTTCCTCGGCCCCAATGGTGCCGGCAAGAGTACTTTTGTCAAAATGCTGGTTGGACTCATCTCACCAACGGACGGGCAGGCTTCCATCCTAGGCCATCCGCTGGGTTCTATAGAAGCCAAAATGAAGATTGGCTACCTGCCGGAGCTGTACCGCTACCAGGATTGGCTGACCGGTGAAGAGGTGGTCAGGCTTCATGCCAAGCTGTGCCGGATTCCGAAGTCCGTTATGGATCAGAGAATTCCCCAGCTCTTGCAGGAGGTAGGCATAGGGTTGCGCGGAAAGGACCGGGTTAAGCATTATTCCAAGGGAATGCAGCAGCGGCTGGGTCTTGCGTGTGCGCTGGTGAATGACCCGGAGATTCTGTTCCTGGATGAACCCTCCTCAGCCCTTGATCCCATCGGGAGAATGGAAGTGCGGAAAATTCTGCAGAAGCTGAAGGAGCGGGGGATTACTATTTTTCTCAACTCTCATTTACTTGAGGATGTTGAAGTGCTGTGCGACCGGATGGCTCTGCTGAGTAACGGAGCGGTCCTGCGGCACGGCAAAGTAGCGGAGATGCTGAATAAACGGACAAGCTGGCATTTTAAAGTGGGCGGATACACGCCTTTTTTGCTGTCCTGGCTTAATGAGCATACGGGTCTATCCATCCGGCAATCCATGCCTGCAGCGGGTAAATCGGGCAATGCTCCGGCACGGGAGGAGTCAGATTCAAGCGTCGTATGGCTGGAGACGGAGCTGGATCATGAGGAACAGGCAGGCTGGCTGAACGGGCTGATGGTGGAGCAGGGAATGACGCTGTACCAGGTCAACCGCCAGTCTGAACGGCTGGAGGACTGGTTCATGGATGCGGTAGCCGGGCTCAGTCATAGGGGGGAGAAGGAATGA
- a CDS encoding DivIVA domain-containing protein — MDEHMKRRLDKQRKLFSQLGITLDALTIHEKEFSMKLRGYDAEEVDTFLDSVIKDYERFYATIADLMDKWQEQQLEMKELKAEVRTSATPAPVPIIKGIDPQDLEDIIIKLEANVRQLKDRLPMPRTEGYL; from the coding sequence ATGGACGAACATATGAAACGGCGGCTGGATAAGCAGAGAAAGCTGTTCAGCCAGCTCGGTATTACACTTGATGCACTTACAATTCATGAGAAGGAATTCAGTATGAAGCTTCGCGGCTATGATGCCGAAGAGGTGGATACGTTTCTGGACAGCGTAATTAAGGATTATGAACGGTTCTATGCCACCATAGCGGATCTGATGGATAAGTGGCAGGAACAGCAGCTTGAGATGAAAGAGCTGAAGGCAGAGGTGAGAACCTCAGCCACTCCGGCCCCTGTGCCGATAATTAAGGGGATCGATCCGCAGGATCTTGAGGATATCATCATCAAGCTGGAAGCCAATGTGCGTCAGCTCAAGGACAGATTGCCTATGCCCCGCACGGAGGGGTATTTATAA
- a CDS encoding NAD(P)H-binding protein: MKIAIIGATGGTGRKVMEQALAAGHEVIAVVRRPEALSPATGLTIRQGDVFDKSSMIHALAGSEAVISCIGPPSNISPDAAGNKGLINLKAGKNVMAANFSPGTVMSEGVPNILAACQHHEVQRLVMQSGINLSDGKELSLVNRWAVRLMRRIFRKAIEDKAAAEQAVMRSRLDWVIVRASVLKYAQSSSNYTAGPSARIHPLQALPYAACADCLLRAAGSEPSWTRKVINVGR, encoded by the coding sequence ATGAAAATTGCAATTATCGGAGCCACTGGAGGAACGGGAAGAAAAGTAATGGAGCAGGCCCTTGCAGCGGGACACGAGGTTATAGCTGTGGTACGCAGACCGGAGGCACTCTCCCCTGCAACGGGGCTTACTATCCGGCAAGGGGATGTATTCGACAAATCCAGCATGATCCACGCCCTTGCCGGAAGCGAAGCCGTCATCAGTTGTATTGGTCCTCCAAGCAACATCTCTCCGGATGCTGCCGGCAATAAGGGCCTTATAAATCTTAAAGCAGGTAAAAATGTTATGGCGGCCAACTTCTCGCCGGGTACCGTCATGTCAGAAGGAGTTCCTAATATCCTTGCAGCCTGTCAGCATCATGAAGTTCAGCGGCTGGTGATGCAAAGCGGAATTAATCTGAGTGATGGAAAGGAGTTGTCACTCGTCAACCGCTGGGCTGTCCGCTTGATGCGCCGCATTTTCCGCAAAGCGATTGAGGATAAGGCTGCTGCTGAACAAGCCGTAATGCGCAGCAGATTGGACTGGGTGATCGTACGGGCATCCGTGCTTAAATACGCACAGAGTTCTTCTAATTATACGGCTGGCCCATCGGCCCGCATACATCCACTCCAGGCATTGCCTTATGCTGCCTGTGCCGATTGCCTGCTGCGTGCGGCTGGCAGCGAGCCGTCCTGGACCCGCAAAGTGATCAACGTCGGCCGATAA
- a CDS encoding sigma-70 family RNA polymerase sigma factor, translating to MNIPESDPYKLIFYEHYPSVRRKLAALVRDESAADDLAQEVFIRLYRNPPDDPAALGAWLHRVLTRIGYDYLNQRVRERRLINKQELLYDAGASAPTGEEVVLSKLDQEDVRSWLEDLPQRDRQALLLKYSGYSYAEIALELGVRPPVVGTLLSRATAKLKHHAVKSIPQE from the coding sequence ATGAATATTCCGGAATCAGACCCATACAAATTAATTTTTTATGAGCATTACCCGAGCGTGCGGCGCAAGCTGGCGGCACTTGTGAGGGACGAGAGTGCTGCCGATGATCTGGCGCAGGAGGTTTTTATCAGACTCTACCGGAATCCGCCGGATGATCCGGCGGCTCTGGGGGCGTGGCTGCATAGAGTGCTTACGCGGATTGGATATGATTATCTGAACCAGCGGGTGAGAGAGCGGCGTCTGATCAACAAGCAGGAGCTGTTATATGATGCGGGGGCTTCGGCTCCTACAGGGGAAGAAGTGGTCCTCAGCAAGCTGGATCAGGAAGATGTGCGGAGCTGGCTGGAGGATCTTCCTCAGCGGGACCGGCAAGCCCTGCTGCTTAAGTACTCGGGCTACAGCTATGCAGAGATCGCCCTTGAGCTGGGAGTGAGGCCACCGGTGGTCGGCACCCTGTTAAGCCGGGCGACAGCCAAACTGAAACACCATGCGGTGAAATCCATTCCGCAAGAATAA
- a CDS encoding TraR/DksA C4-type zinc finger protein, whose amino-acid sequence MSHLTKDQLNTLRAALEERKAELEQHFSGNGAEDSLLGDSLNLSTGELSSVDNHPADTGTETFERSRDLSINTSLSEELTEIEAALVRMNDGTYGICEASKQEIPYERLEAIPYTRYTVEHAPTSNNTDARPVEEEVMTPPPAGAGEGRQQNSGRFDDAGAWEAVEDYGSASSPVTPPGQDSEDEDS is encoded by the coding sequence ATGAGCCACTTAACCAAAGACCAATTAAATACACTCCGGGCAGCCCTTGAGGAACGCAAGGCAGAGCTGGAGCAGCATTTCTCCGGCAACGGAGCTGAAGACAGCCTGCTTGGTGATTCCCTTAATCTCTCTACGGGCGAGCTCTCTTCTGTCGATAACCATCCTGCCGATACAGGCACGGAGACCTTTGAACGCAGCCGCGATCTGTCCATCAACACCTCGCTATCCGAAGAATTAACGGAGATCGAGGCTGCACTTGTGCGGATGAATGACGGAACGTACGGCATCTGCGAGGCCAGCAAGCAAGAGATTCCTTATGAACGGCTTGAGGCCATCCCCTACACCCGCTATACCGTGGAGCATGCCCCAACCAGCAATAACACTGACGCACGTCCTGTGGAAGAAGAGGTCATGACCCCGCCGCCAGCCGGTGCAGGCGAAGGACGCCAGCAGAATAGCGGACGGTTCGACGATGCCGGTGCCTGGGAAGCCGTGGAGGATTATGGCAGCGCAAGCTCGCCGGTGACCCCGCCGGGCCAGGATTCTGAAGATGAGGATTCCTGA
- a CDS encoding PTS transporter subunit EIIC: MLAFLQKLGKSLMLPVATLPAAAILQGFGLINYEKDFHLGSTVGGFLNQYVAPFLNAGAGAIFGNLALIFAIGVAIGFAGDAVAALSALIAYQVLDSILKVLPAQMPFIGDDVKLNMGVLGGIFAGAWAAYLYKKYHNIKMPDWLGFFAGKRFVPIITAITTMILAVLIGMIWSPIQDVISDFGTWVVGLGGAGAFVFGTANRLLLPFGLHHVINAIAWFQLGDFTNAAGDIVHGDLTRFFAGDKTAGMFMTGFFPIMMFAMPGAALAFIHTAKPEKRKMVASIFIGSAIASFLTGITEPLEFSFMFLAPLLYLVHALLTGFAGFLMYVLDVKLGFGFSAGLIDYLLNMKLSTNAWVLIPVGLGFFVLYYVLFRFIIVKFNLKTPGREDDMEEDLIDLSKSGTTVSSSSRAAKILENIGGPGNIRSIDACITRLRLNVNDDKAVKDSALKQLGASGVMRLGQGAVQIVFGPQSEQLKDDIKKLM; this comes from the coding sequence ATGTTGGCTTTTCTACAGAAGTTAGGGAAATCTCTGATGCTTCCAGTGGCAACTTTACCGGCGGCAGCGATTCTGCAAGGGTTCGGACTCATTAATTATGAGAAGGATTTCCATCTGGGCAGTACCGTAGGCGGATTCCTCAACCAGTATGTGGCTCCTTTCCTGAATGCGGGTGCGGGTGCTATATTCGGTAATCTGGCGCTGATTTTTGCAATTGGGGTAGCGATCGGGTTCGCAGGGGATGCGGTTGCCGCGCTGTCTGCCCTCATTGCTTATCAGGTGCTGGACAGTATTCTTAAGGTGCTCCCGGCCCAAATGCCATTCATCGGCGATGATGTAAAGCTGAATATGGGCGTGCTGGGCGGGATTTTTGCCGGAGCCTGGGCCGCTTACCTCTACAAGAAATATCATAATATTAAAATGCCGGACTGGCTCGGCTTCTTCGCAGGCAAACGCTTCGTACCCATTATCACAGCTATCACTACCATGATTCTCGCAGTACTGATCGGTATGATCTGGAGCCCGATTCAGGATGTCATCAGTGACTTCGGTACCTGGGTTGTCGGTCTCGGCGGTGCAGGGGCATTTGTATTCGGGACGGCTAACCGTCTGCTGCTCCCGTTCGGCCTGCATCATGTAATCAACGCCATCGCCTGGTTCCAGCTCGGTGATTTCACGAACGCTGCAGGTGATATTGTTCACGGAGATCTGACGCGCTTCTTCGCCGGAGATAAGACTGCGGGAATGTTCATGACAGGCTTCTTCCCGATTATGATGTTCGCTATGCCGGGTGCAGCCCTGGCATTCATTCACACAGCCAAACCGGAGAAACGCAAAATGGTCGCGTCCATCTTCATCGGCTCGGCGATTGCTTCCTTCCTGACAGGGATCACGGAGCCGCTGGAATTCTCTTTCATGTTCCTCGCACCGCTGCTGTATCTGGTACACGCTTTACTGACCGGGTTTGCCGGATTCCTGATGTATGTGCTGGATGTGAAGCTCGGGTTCGGATTCTCTGCGGGGCTCATTGACTACCTGCTTAACATGAAGCTCTCCACCAATGCGTGGGTGCTGATTCCGGTCGGGCTTGGCTTCTTCGTCCTCTATTATGTGCTGTTCCGGTTCATTATCGTCAAATTCAATCTGAAAACCCCTGGACGCGAGGATGATATGGAAGAGGACCTGATTGATCTGTCCAAGAGCGGAACAACGGTGTCGTCCTCTTCCAGAGCCGCCAAGATTCTGGAGAACATCGGTGGTCCTGGGAACATCCGCAGCATCGATGCTTGTATCACCCGCTTGCGCCTTAACGTAAATGATGACAAGGCGGTTAAAGACTCCGCGCTTAAGCAGCTTGGTGCTTCCGGTGTGATGCGGCTTGGGCAGGGTGCCGTACAGATTGTGTTCGGACCGCAGTCTGAGCAGCTCAAGGATGATATCAAGAAACTGATGTAG
- a CDS encoding PRD domain-containing protein, whose translation MARDTEQFQVLRVIGNNVVMVEGGKKSKEYVIIGKGIGFALKDTGVIDSDDPRIEKLFRLEDREEWSQYQILLEDIDPKVMRITDEIISDIAREFPGKLNDKIYLALPSHIQFTIFRLRSGMDIVNPFLEETRMTFPKEFEIASKAAGKISEGFEVQIPEDEVGFLTYHVYSAVSNVPVGQLVKASNIVSELMEMIRSERKIRFEQGSMNHVRLMVHLRFSIERILQGSLIDNPFVKHIKKEYKDEYKLAQRMGKVMQGKLSVDVPEEEICFLAMHLYRLFQTIEKNN comes from the coding sequence TTGGCGAGGGACACTGAACAATTTCAGGTGCTGCGGGTGATTGGAAATAATGTCGTAATGGTAGAAGGCGGCAAGAAGAGCAAGGAATATGTAATCATCGGCAAGGGCATCGGGTTTGCGCTTAAGGATACAGGTGTTATTGATTCGGATGATCCCCGGATTGAGAAGCTGTTTCGGCTGGAGGACCGGGAGGAATGGAGCCAGTATCAGATTTTGCTGGAGGATATTGATCCCAAAGTCATGAGGATCACAGATGAGATTATCTCTGATATCGCCCGTGAGTTTCCCGGCAAGTTAAACGACAAGATCTATTTGGCGCTCCCCAGCCACATCCAGTTCACCATTTTCCGCTTGCGCAGCGGGATGGACATTGTGAATCCTTTCCTGGAAGAGACCCGGATGACCTTCCCCAAGGAATTTGAGATCGCTTCCAAGGCGGCGGGGAAGATCAGCGAAGGCTTTGAAGTGCAGATTCCTGAAGATGAGGTCGGTTTCCTTACTTACCACGTCTATTCTGCGGTCAGCAATGTGCCGGTGGGCCAGCTCGTGAAGGCCTCCAATATTGTAAGCGAGCTGATGGAGATGATCCGCAGTGAGCGCAAGATCCGCTTCGAGCAGGGCAGTATGAATCATGTCCGGCTGATGGTCCACTTGAGATTCTCGATTGAACGGATTCTGCAGGGTTCGCTCATCGACAATCCTTTTGTGAAGCATATTAAGAAGGAATACAAGGATGAATACAAGCTCGCCCAGAGGATGGGCAAGGTCATGCAGGGCAAGCTCAGTGTAGACGTACCCGAAGAAGAAATCTGCTTCCTGGCTATGCATCTGTACCGGCTGTTCCAGACCATAGAGAAGAATAATTAA
- a CDS encoding PTS glucose transporter subunit IIA codes for MFSRWKAKKEEKPTVAVTRLEIYAPVSGQSVPLTEVPDETFAGGHMGQGIAIEPIEGRLMAPFDGKIAHVVKTNHALILEHASGLQLLMHIGIDTVSLRGEGFISHIATGDEVQAGQTLIEFDLEAIRAAGYRTITPVIVTSNGEETPEVNCHYGQVTAGTSSILTTAASQL; via the coding sequence ATGTTTTCGAGATGGAAAGCTAAAAAAGAAGAGAAACCTACTGTGGCGGTAACCCGCCTGGAGATATACGCTCCGGTCAGCGGACAGTCCGTACCGTTAACGGAAGTGCCGGATGAGACCTTTGCTGGTGGGCATATGGGCCAAGGCATCGCCATAGAACCTATAGAGGGACGTTTAATGGCACCTTTTGACGGGAAAATTGCGCATGTGGTCAAAACTAATCACGCTCTAATCCTGGAGCATGCCTCCGGGCTACAGCTGCTGATGCACATTGGAATTGATACGGTCAGCTTGCGGGGCGAGGGCTTCATCAGCCATATTGCCACCGGAGATGAAGTGCAGGCAGGGCAGACGCTGATCGAATTCGATCTGGAGGCGATCCGGGCTGCGGGCTACCGTACCATTACTCCAGTGATAGTAACTAGTAACGGGGAGGAAACCCCGGAGGTGAATTGTCATTACGGCCAGGTTACGGCAGGAACGAGTAGTATTCTTACCACAGCAGCTTCACAGCTATAG
- a CDS encoding stalk domain-containing protein produces MRKRRMAGPVIRRIWTAVIWLGLAVALSASAGEAQASPAAGKTIEVNLDDKPLSFEKAPLLDKGTTLVPFRPLFEAMGLEVGWNPAQQTVTGTKEGLSIVMKIGSKTATVNGTSVQLLQAPTIIDNYTMVPLRFVGESTQALVAWNPYKPQILVYTDPYLAANGLTQATAKAAVDKQIAEFKKIYDEQIASQPPQPKPPAPGTVPNAPAGDGSYKLAASDQVNLSNLQGMYYGFSPDNDGYECGGMCWNIITFLPGNKVVVDAPKQGGPETINCSRDGCQTYTIQSGKLKLSNGDTYDIAVKSGKLHIDDVELSRVKTVKNGLTLSGTYVHRGFQGLAGISAGSTSWTRTLVLNSNGTFTSDNLMLGTVQGGAPTTGGAGGSDAGSYKISGNTIVFAFGNGKVSSSLFFQHDDGSIQVGDENYDKE; encoded by the coding sequence GTGAGGAAAAGGCGAATGGCCGGACCTGTAATCCGGCGGATATGGACGGCTGTCATCTGGCTGGGGCTAGCCGTAGCACTGAGTGCATCAGCGGGTGAGGCGCAAGCTTCGCCAGCTGCGGGCAAAACGATTGAGGTCAATCTGGACGATAAACCGTTGTCTTTTGAGAAAGCTCCCTTGCTGGATAAGGGGACAACGCTGGTTCCATTCCGACCGCTGTTCGAGGCCATGGGACTTGAAGTAGGTTGGAACCCCGCGCAGCAGACAGTAACCGGTACGAAGGAAGGTCTATCCATCGTCATGAAGATAGGCAGCAAGACGGCCACCGTTAACGGCACCAGTGTTCAACTATTGCAAGCGCCAACAATTATCGATAATTATACAATGGTCCCGCTCCGCTTCGTCGGAGAATCCACTCAGGCACTGGTGGCATGGAACCCGTATAAGCCGCAGATTCTCGTCTACACCGACCCGTACTTAGCGGCGAACGGCCTGACCCAAGCAACGGCGAAGGCTGCGGTTGACAAGCAAATTGCTGAATTCAAAAAAATATATGACGAGCAGATCGCCAGCCAGCCGCCGCAGCCCAAGCCGCCAGCTCCAGGGACTGTGCCGAATGCTCCTGCCGGAGACGGTTCCTACAAGCTAGCGGCTTCGGACCAGGTGAATCTGAGCAATCTGCAGGGAATGTATTACGGCTTCAGCCCGGACAACGACGGGTATGAATGCGGCGGAATGTGCTGGAATATCATCACCTTCCTGCCCGGTAATAAAGTGGTTGTGGATGCTCCAAAGCAAGGCGGACCGGAGACGATCAACTGCTCGCGTGACGGCTGCCAGACTTACACCATACAGAGTGGTAAGCTGAAGCTAAGTAACGGAGATACTTATGATATTGCGGTCAAATCCGGCAAGCTGCATATTGACGACGTTGAGCTCAGCCGGGTCAAGACGGTCAAGAACGGGCTAACCCTAAGCGGCACTTATGTTCACCGCGGCTTCCAGGGGCTGGCTGGGATCTCAGCCGGATCGACCTCCTGGACACGGACGCTGGTGCTGAACAGCAACGGTACCTTCACCAGCGATAACCTGATGCTGGGTACCGTTCAGGGCGGAGCGCCTACAACAGGCGGGGCTGGCGGTTCAGATGCCGGTTCCTACAAGATAAGCGGCAATACCATCGTATTCGCTTTTGGCAACGGCAAGGTATCCAGCTCCCTATTCTTCCAGCATGATGACGGCAGTATTCAGGTTGGCGATGAGAATTACGACAAGGAATAG
- a CDS encoding CHASE3 domain-containing protein, translating into MPEKHAWSLKIRGKIALGYVIILLMLGLFLIIVSGRINSLEKETVFLSDHDIEVHELTYQIEKNVLDMETGQRGYVLTDDESYLAPYNDGLVEWRINAAKLNKLIADNPNQVRNLDTIMDNIEKWVDVAGQHVVELKKNGHMEAVNAFFRNDTGKNLVDTIRSQSDYFRDIERTLTNDRISNLKDSNHKLLITMYILWGLVVVLALLITYLLSASIVNPLHSVIQAINSIASGGNRSERIKVKTLDEIYDLSEATNGLLDNVQREQWMSEQLTSMSIALQETVDMPSLCRIFVSRLSVMLEMQYATIYVVNNDELFERIYSYAGAENKEEHIGPDIIHPGVGLAGQCALDQRMNVIEQLPDDYIYINSALGRTAPKFAVIAPIIFENKTVAVLEIAALTRWAPYHFELLKELLDMMGVTVNSVKTRMEIQRLLHESQVMNEELQVQSEELQTQSEEMQMQTEELQSQTSELLTVNKELENQKYVAENAAIELERYNEQLEQSSRYKSEFLANMSHELRTPLNSMLILSQLLTENRNHTLTEEELGYASVIYNSGSDLLNMINDILDLSKVEAGKMLVEMDAVNLTELPSLLQGYFGKLAEAQNVDFNVTLNPEVPDLFFTDEMRLHQILRNLLSNAFKFTEQGSVTVEITKLAAYSDQRYITEGPVLAFAVQDTGIGISKENRELIFEAFRQVDGTTARKFGGTGLGLSISQQLAQLLGGHISLESEEGEGSTFTLYLPCRELDSEEEPFHPAELAQTAAGSEHSGTVPDEGQPGNAQDSLFEKEYAMLQGKTVLIVDDDLRNIYALQKGLEPYGMIIMTAQTGYECLQVVRERPEVDIVLLDIMMPVLDGYDTLSIIREEMHLTDLPIIAVSAKTMKEDRERCLAAGATDFISKPVLMQDVITRMCRYI; encoded by the coding sequence TTGCCGGAGAAGCATGCTTGGAGCTTGAAGATCCGCGGCAAAATCGCACTTGGATATGTCATCATACTATTAATGCTAGGGCTATTTCTGATTATAGTCTCTGGCCGGATTAACAGCCTGGAGAAAGAAACCGTGTTCTTGAGCGATCATGATATAGAAGTTCATGAACTTACATATCAAATTGAGAAAAATGTACTCGATATGGAGACCGGACAGCGGGGGTACGTCCTTACCGATGATGAGTCTTACCTGGCGCCGTATAATGACGGGCTGGTGGAGTGGAGAATTAATGCAGCGAAGCTGAACAAACTCATTGCTGATAACCCGAATCAGGTGCGGAATCTGGACACGATAATGGATAATATCGAGAAGTGGGTCGATGTCGCCGGACAGCATGTGGTTGAGCTGAAGAAGAACGGGCATATGGAGGCGGTCAATGCCTTTTTCCGCAACGATACGGGGAAAAATCTCGTTGACACCATCCGCTCCCAATCCGATTACTTCCGTGACATCGAACGAACGCTCACGAATGACCGGATCAGCAATCTGAAGGACAGCAATCATAAGCTGCTGATCACCATGTACATATTGTGGGGACTGGTGGTCGTACTTGCGCTGCTCATCACTTATCTGCTCTCGGCCAGCATTGTGAATCCATTGCACAGCGTCATACAGGCTATTAACAGCATTGCCTCCGGCGGTAACCGCTCAGAGCGTATTAAGGTGAAGACGCTGGATGAAATCTATGACCTCAGCGAAGCAACGAACGGACTGCTGGATAATGTGCAGCGGGAGCAGTGGATGAGCGAACAGCTCACCTCAATGTCGATTGCCCTGCAAGAAACTGTTGATATGCCTTCGCTGTGCAGAATTTTTGTCAGCCGGTTGTCGGTTATGCTGGAAATGCAGTATGCCACTATATACGTCGTGAATAACGATGAACTGTTCGAGCGTATCTACTCCTATGCCGGAGCAGAGAATAAGGAAGAACATATAGGACCGGACATTATTCACCCGGGAGTAGGCCTCGCAGGTCAATGTGCGCTGGATCAGCGGATGAATGTGATCGAGCAATTGCCTGATGACTATATCTACATCAACTCTGCTCTGGGCAGAACGGCACCTAAGTTTGCTGTGATCGCTCCGATTATTTTTGAGAACAAGACCGTTGCCGTACTGGAGATTGCTGCGCTGACCCGTTGGGCACCTTATCATTTCGAGCTGCTGAAGGAATTGCTGGACATGATGGGGGTTACCGTGAATTCGGTGAAGACCCGGATGGAAATCCAGAGGCTTCTGCATGAATCGCAGGTGATGAACGAAGAGCTTCAGGTTCAATCAGAGGAGCTTCAGACGCAATCTGAGGAGATGCAGATGCAGACGGAGGAGCTTCAGAGTCAGACCAGCGAGCTGCTCACCGTGAACAAGGAGCTTGAGAATCAGAAATATGTAGCCGAGAATGCCGCGATTGAGCTGGAGCGTTACAATGAACAGCTGGAGCAGAGCTCGCGCTACAAATCTGAGTTCCTGGCCAATATGTCGCATGAGCTGCGTACGCCGCTGAACAGTATGCTGATTCTCTCACAGCTCCTGACGGAGAACCGTAATCATACCTTAACTGAGGAAGAACTGGGCTATGCCTCAGTCATCTACAATTCCGGCAGTGATCTGCTCAATATGATTAATGATATTCTGGATCTCTCCAAGGTGGAAGCCGGCAAAATGCTGGTGGAAATGGATGCCGTTAATCTCACCGAGCTGCCCTCACTGCTGCAGGGTTATTTCGGCAAGCTTGCCGAAGCGCAGAATGTGGATTTTAACGTGACCCTGAACCCGGAGGTTCCGGATCTGTTCTTCACCGATGAGATGCGGCTGCATCAGATTCTGCGGAATCTGCTGTCCAATGCCTTCAAATTCACGGAGCAGGGCTCAGTGACCGTGGAGATTACCAAGCTGGCGGCATATTCAGATCAGCGTTACATAACAGAGGGGCCGGTGCTGGCCTTTGCTGTACAGGATACCGGAATCGGTATCTCCAAGGAGAACCGTGAGCTGATTTTCGAGGCCTTCCGCCAGGTGGACGGAACGACTGCCCGCAAATTCGGGGGAACCGGTCTGGGCTTATCCATCTCCCAGCAATTGGCTCAGCTACTGGGCGGACATATCAGCCTGGAGAGTGAAGAGGGCGAGGGCAGTACATTTACCTTGTATCTCCCTTGCCGTGAACTGGACAGTGAAGAAGAACCGTTCCATCCGGCGGAGCTGGCTCAGACGGCAGCCGGGTCGGAGCACTCCGGGACTGTTCCTGATGAAGGGCAGCCGGGTAATGCCCAGGACTCCCTGTTCGAGAAGGAATATGCCATGCTTCAAGGCAAAACTGTCCTGATTGTAGATGATGATCTGCGCAATATTTATGCCCTCCAGAAGGGTCTGGAGCCTTACGGGATGATCATCATGACCGCTCAGACAGGGTATGAATGTCTTCAAGTGGTTAGAGAGCGGCCGGAGGTGGATATCGTACTCCTGGATATTATGATGCCGGTTCTGGATGGTTATGACACGCTGTCTATTATCCGTGAGGAGATGCATCTCACCGACCTCCCGATCATTGCGGTCTCTGCCAAGACGATGAAGGAAGACCGTGAGCGCTGCCTGGCCGCCGGAGCCACTGATTTCATCAGCAAGCCTGTACTGATGCAGGACGTCATTACACGAATGTGCCGGTACATTTGA
- a CDS encoding TetR/AcrR family transcriptional regulator, which yields MVKIDRRIRKSQEALKKAVIELMLEKDFDQITIQDIADRADVSRRTLYLHYTDKFDLLDKLIEEHIGNIREICESSDDAAGYTEMGLVWFEYFEQHSMFFSALLGSKGSVFFRGRFLEFFLGELEKDKSLSGGSGKDSAVIKNVDIQFLGSAIVGVVEWWFKNAKPLPPDVMAQRIGNLLERNLEAR from the coding sequence GTGGTAAAGATCGACCGGAGAATACGCAAGTCCCAGGAAGCCTTAAAAAAGGCTGTTATTGAGCTGATGCTGGAGAAGGATTTTGATCAAATTACAATACAGGACATTGCCGATAGAGCGGATGTCAGCCGCAGAACCCTTTATCTTCACTACACAGACAAATTTGATCTTCTGGACAAGCTTATAGAAGAGCATATCGGCAACATACGCGAAATCTGCGAAAGTTCAGATGATGCCGCCGGATATACCGAGATGGGCTTAGTGTGGTTTGAATATTTTGAGCAGCATTCGATGTTCTTCTCTGCGCTGCTGGGGAGTAAAGGCAGCGTGTTTTTCCGCGGACGGTTTCTTGAATTCTTCCTCGGGGAGCTGGAGAAGGATAAGAGCCTGTCCGGAGGGAGCGGCAAGGATTCAGCGGTCATCAAAAATGTAGACATCCAGTTTCTAGGATCGGCAATCGTTGGGGTAGTGGAATGGTGGTTCAAGAATGCAAAGCCGCTCCCTCCAGACGTAATGGCGCAGCGGATCGGGAACTTGCTGGAGAGAAATCTTGAGGCAAGGTGA